One Elephas maximus indicus isolate mEleMax1 chromosome 16, mEleMax1 primary haplotype, whole genome shotgun sequence DNA window includes the following coding sequences:
- the ITPRIP gene encoding inositol 1,4,5-trisphosphate receptor-interacting protein isoform X1 produces MSEELASGMVPVLGQQKGPAPASSVAPFGVQVKRDLSQKCPIGSLGPLPGLSPSRTWAPSKEGGSQPWEALAMALGLFRVCLVVVTAIINHPLLFSRENATVPENEEEIIRKMQAHQEKLQLEQLRLEEELAQLAAEKEALEQTAMEGQQQNETRVAWDLWSTLCMILFLMIEVWRQDHQDGPSPECLGGDEDELPGLGGTPLRGLTLPDKATLNHFYERCIRGTTADAARTREFVEGFVDDLLESLRSLCNRDTDMEVEDFIGVDSMYENWQVDRPLVCDLFVPFTPPEPYRFHPELWCSGRSVPLDRQGYGQIKVVRADDTLGCICDKTKLGEDMLCLLHGKSHMVQPGSEMEDLLCAKESPYLDTMQVMKWFQTALTRAWHRIAHKYEFDLAFGQLDTPGSLKIKFRSGKFMPFNLIPVIQCEDSDLYFVSHLPRGPPRWASASSTDWLLSFAVYERHFLRVTSKALPEGACHLSCLQIASFLLSKQSRLTGPNGLNNYHLKTALLHLLLARRTTDWKAGQLDARLQELLRFLEKSLLEKKLYHFFIGNRKVPEATGLPEAIRRAEPLNLFRPFVLQRSLYRKTVDSFYEMLRNAPALISEYSLHIPSDHASLAQKAVVL; encoded by the exons atgtctgaagagttggcttcgggaatggttcctgtcctgggccaacagaag GGCCCAGCCCCCGCCTCCAGTGTGGCTCCCTTTGGGGTGCAGGTAAAGAGGGACCTCAGCCAGAAATGCCCTATTGGCAGCCTAGGGCctctgccaggactttctccttcCCGCACATGGGCACCGTCCAAGGAGGGTGGGAGCCAACCATG GGAAGCTCTGGCCATGGCGCTGGGGCTCTTCCGGGTGTGCCTGGTGGTGGTGACGGCCATCATCAACCACCCGCTGCTGTTCTCACGGGAGAACGCCACGGTCCCCGAGAATGAGGAGGAGATCATCCGCAAGATGCAGGCGCACCAGGAGAAGCTGCAGCTGGAACAGCTGCGCCTGGAGGAGGAGCTGGCGCAGCTGGCGGCCGAGAAGGAGGCCCTGGAGCAGACAGCCATGGAGGGCCAGCAGCAGAACGAGACCCGCGTGGCCTGGGACCTCTGGAGCACCCTCTGCATGATCCTCTTCCTGATGATCGAGGTGTGGCGGCAGGACCACCAGGACGGGCCCTCACCCGAGTGCCTAGGTGGTGACGAGGACGAGCTGCCTGGCCTGGGGGGTACCCCCCTCCGTGGCCTCACCCTGCCTGACAAGGCCACACTCAACCACTTCTATGAGCGCTGCATCCGGGGAACCACGGCTGATGCCGCCCGTACCCGGGAGTTCGTGGAAGGCTTTGTGGATGACTTGCTGGAATCCCTGAGGAGTCTCTGCAACCGGGACACAGACATGGAGGTGGAGGACTTCATTGGTGTGGACAGCATGTATGAGAACTGGCAGGTCGACAGGCCACTGGTATGCGACCTCTTTGTGCCCTTCACACCCCCTGAGCCTTACCGCTTCCACCCAGAGCTGTGGTGTTCTGGCCGCTCGGTGCCCCTGGATCGCCAGGGCTATGGCCAGATCAAGGTGGTCCGGGCCGATGACACGCTGGGCTGTATCTGCGACAAGACCAAGCTTGGGGAAGACATGCTGTGTCTCCTCCATGGCAAGAGCCACATGGTGCAGCCTGGCAGCGAGATGGAGGACTTGCTGTGTGCCAAAGAGTCCCCGTACCTGGACACCATGCAAGTCATGAAGTGGTTCCAGACAGCCCTCACCCGAGCCTGGCACCGCATTGCCCACAAGTATGAGTTTGACCTGGCCTTTGGCCAGCTGGACACACCAGGGTCCCTGAAGATCAAGTTCCGCTCGGGGAAGTTCATGCCCTTCAACCTGATTCCTGTGATCCAGTGTGAAGACTCGGACCTGTACTTTGTCTCCCACCTTCCCAGGGGGCCCCCTCGGTGGGCTTCAGCATCCAGCACTGACTGGCTCCTGTCCTTTGCTGTCTACGAGCGACActtcctcagagtgacatccaAGGCACTACCCGAGGGTGCCTGCCACCTCAGCTGCTTGCAGATTGCCTCCTTCCTGCTGTCCAAGCAGAGCCGCCTGACCGGCCCCAACGGGCTCAACAACTACCACCTGAAGACAGCCCTGCTGCACCTCCTGCTTGCACGCCGGACTACCGACTGGAAGGCCGGCCAGCTTGACGCTCGCCTGCAGGAGTTGCTTCGCTTCCTCGAGAAGAGCCTGCTAGAGAAGAAGCTCTATCACTTCTTCATTGGCAACCGCAAGGTGCCTGAGGCCACGGGACTCCCCGAGGCCATCCGCAGGGCCGAGCCTCTCAACCTCTTCCGGCCCTTCGTCTTGCAGCGAAGTCTGTACCGTAAGACAGTGGACTCCTTCTATGAGATGCTCAGGAACGCCCCAGCACTCATTAGCGAGTATTCCCTACATATCCCTTCAGACCATGCCAGCCTGGCCCAAAAAGCTGTGGTCTTATAG
- the ITPRIP gene encoding inositol 1,4,5-trisphosphate receptor-interacting protein isoform X2 has product MALGLFRVCLVVVTAIINHPLLFSRENATVPENEEEIIRKMQAHQEKLQLEQLRLEEELAQLAAEKEALEQTAMEGQQQNETRVAWDLWSTLCMILFLMIEVWRQDHQDGPSPECLGGDEDELPGLGGTPLRGLTLPDKATLNHFYERCIRGTTADAARTREFVEGFVDDLLESLRSLCNRDTDMEVEDFIGVDSMYENWQVDRPLVCDLFVPFTPPEPYRFHPELWCSGRSVPLDRQGYGQIKVVRADDTLGCICDKTKLGEDMLCLLHGKSHMVQPGSEMEDLLCAKESPYLDTMQVMKWFQTALTRAWHRIAHKYEFDLAFGQLDTPGSLKIKFRSGKFMPFNLIPVIQCEDSDLYFVSHLPRGPPRWASASSTDWLLSFAVYERHFLRVTSKALPEGACHLSCLQIASFLLSKQSRLTGPNGLNNYHLKTALLHLLLARRTTDWKAGQLDARLQELLRFLEKSLLEKKLYHFFIGNRKVPEATGLPEAIRRAEPLNLFRPFVLQRSLYRKTVDSFYEMLRNAPALISEYSLHIPSDHASLAQKAVVL; this is encoded by the coding sequence ATGGCGCTGGGGCTCTTCCGGGTGTGCCTGGTGGTGGTGACGGCCATCATCAACCACCCGCTGCTGTTCTCACGGGAGAACGCCACGGTCCCCGAGAATGAGGAGGAGATCATCCGCAAGATGCAGGCGCACCAGGAGAAGCTGCAGCTGGAACAGCTGCGCCTGGAGGAGGAGCTGGCGCAGCTGGCGGCCGAGAAGGAGGCCCTGGAGCAGACAGCCATGGAGGGCCAGCAGCAGAACGAGACCCGCGTGGCCTGGGACCTCTGGAGCACCCTCTGCATGATCCTCTTCCTGATGATCGAGGTGTGGCGGCAGGACCACCAGGACGGGCCCTCACCCGAGTGCCTAGGTGGTGACGAGGACGAGCTGCCTGGCCTGGGGGGTACCCCCCTCCGTGGCCTCACCCTGCCTGACAAGGCCACACTCAACCACTTCTATGAGCGCTGCATCCGGGGAACCACGGCTGATGCCGCCCGTACCCGGGAGTTCGTGGAAGGCTTTGTGGATGACTTGCTGGAATCCCTGAGGAGTCTCTGCAACCGGGACACAGACATGGAGGTGGAGGACTTCATTGGTGTGGACAGCATGTATGAGAACTGGCAGGTCGACAGGCCACTGGTATGCGACCTCTTTGTGCCCTTCACACCCCCTGAGCCTTACCGCTTCCACCCAGAGCTGTGGTGTTCTGGCCGCTCGGTGCCCCTGGATCGCCAGGGCTATGGCCAGATCAAGGTGGTCCGGGCCGATGACACGCTGGGCTGTATCTGCGACAAGACCAAGCTTGGGGAAGACATGCTGTGTCTCCTCCATGGCAAGAGCCACATGGTGCAGCCTGGCAGCGAGATGGAGGACTTGCTGTGTGCCAAAGAGTCCCCGTACCTGGACACCATGCAAGTCATGAAGTGGTTCCAGACAGCCCTCACCCGAGCCTGGCACCGCATTGCCCACAAGTATGAGTTTGACCTGGCCTTTGGCCAGCTGGACACACCAGGGTCCCTGAAGATCAAGTTCCGCTCGGGGAAGTTCATGCCCTTCAACCTGATTCCTGTGATCCAGTGTGAAGACTCGGACCTGTACTTTGTCTCCCACCTTCCCAGGGGGCCCCCTCGGTGGGCTTCAGCATCCAGCACTGACTGGCTCCTGTCCTTTGCTGTCTACGAGCGACActtcctcagagtgacatccaAGGCACTACCCGAGGGTGCCTGCCACCTCAGCTGCTTGCAGATTGCCTCCTTCCTGCTGTCCAAGCAGAGCCGCCTGACCGGCCCCAACGGGCTCAACAACTACCACCTGAAGACAGCCCTGCTGCACCTCCTGCTTGCACGCCGGACTACCGACTGGAAGGCCGGCCAGCTTGACGCTCGCCTGCAGGAGTTGCTTCGCTTCCTCGAGAAGAGCCTGCTAGAGAAGAAGCTCTATCACTTCTTCATTGGCAACCGCAAGGTGCCTGAGGCCACGGGACTCCCCGAGGCCATCCGCAGGGCCGAGCCTCTCAACCTCTTCCGGCCCTTCGTCTTGCAGCGAAGTCTGTACCGTAAGACAGTGGACTCCTTCTATGAGATGCTCAGGAACGCCCCAGCACTCATTAGCGAGTATTCCCTACATATCCCTTCAGACCATGCCAGCCTGGCCCAAAAAGCTGTGGTCTTATAG